One Drechmeria coniospora strain ARSEF 6962 chromosome 01, whole genome shotgun sequence genomic region harbors:
- a CDS encoding Membrane protein,Tapt1/CMV receptor, protein MEESAMDAELDNAREHEHKGTGGDGAADAVMAAAANPIISNQQPPSLTSTMDPSSTPAPYPHGDAAESSHLDMRHGHSRHRSQSRGRSTSPAASGPNNGQMPDNGQISNHRSQQLQHQQHQPPPPPPPRLSGSRCIKKTQSQDSVHKLSAAEMQELMNSPESLPIAPAPPHRASVDQDLAWRSSLPRDAFRHYSPLPLADSAFNGFLHASSPHPESRGRGRWESMDTRHRSLHSPSPRTLSTPPTSRIQSVDASPYSALSDVYSFLSHPPGRPPPLNLNSDGTGTYNIFDHPSYSPASKTGPAAVHGAMAPPTAKPASSPRPPSPMPSMIPLPPMSLPTHLQLELAAQRPSPLYVHQSYFSDMPYESNAIKFERLKNVLLMPPYLERTLYFGALACLDAWLYTFTILPIRFVIALAVLVKWWADAAGKKLIRLLAFFWNGGRRLWRRGRRDRGLLLTDVSAAVGSEPERPRSRGRSVASEPVVENGTPSAARERLQNPRSDLRIDAKAEQPRMALGSRDPGPKTGTFRQRRARSTPSTLSAFHKADLLQGAVIACSSLALMTLDASRMYHFIRAQSAIKLYVIYNILEVGDRLLSALGQDILECLFSTETLSRNAMGRSKVLLPLGMFMLALSYNCLHSISLYYQVITLNVAVNSYSNALLTLLLSNQFVEIKSTVFKRFEKDNLFQLTCADIVERFHLWIMLLIIGMRNIVEVGGLSVPGAGSDSVLEDISGSTPNRSSSVLPPSFTFLPSWIMSGEVLSPFLIVIGSEMLVDTIKHAYVTKFNNIKPAFYSRTLDILCKDYYTNAFVAPSLTRRLGLAVIPLSCLFIRASIQTYHMFLSTHIPMPAPPSTQTSLSEESATPTSPAMMAALNRFDTLLRTSLGRATFGYPYGSPLNSRRWYSWTSDDVIAALTMVVVFFIAFLVLLMLKLLLGMVLLKYARNRYSAMKQKEALIARGLAEPESYDAQGSRVGGRADVEVGEDKRRWINVDKTEGLTRNKDAGGKGEYQGVWRYEMVAKRIW, encoded by the exons acgccgagctcgacaacgcccgcgagcacgagcacaaaGGCACGGGTGGAGATGGTGCAGCAGACGCAGtgatggcggccgcggcgaaTCCCATCATTTCGAACCAGCAGCCCCCATCGCTGACTTCGACGATGGATccttcgtcgacgccggcacccTACCCTcacggcgacgctgccgagTCGAGCCATCTGGATATGCGTCATGGTCATTCGAGGCATCGAAGCCAAAGCCGGGGCCGCTCCACGTCGCCCGCAGCCTCGGGACCCAACAATGGCCAGATGCCCGACAATGGCCAGATTTCCAACCATCGCTCTCAACAActgcagcaccagcagcaccagccgccgccgccgccgccgccaaggctcAGCGGGAGCAGATGCATCAAAAAGACGCAGAGCCAGGACAGCGTCCACAAGCTGTCCGCTGCCGAGATGCAGGAGCTGATGAACTCGCCCGAGTCTCTACCCATCGCCCCGGCGCCTCCCCACCGCGCCTCGGTCGACCAGGACCTCGCCTGGCGCTCCTCTCTCCCACGCGACGCCTTCCGACACTATTCTCCCCTGCCGCTGGCCGACTCTGCCTTCAACGGATTCCTTCACGCCAGCAGTCCTCATCCAGAATcgcgaggaagaggccgtTGGGAGTCCATGGACACTCGACATCGATCGCTGCACTCGCCATCCCCGCGGACCCTGTCGACGCCCCCGACGTCCCGCATCCagtccgtcgacgcctcgccCTACTCTGCATTGTCCGACGTCTATTCCTTCCTTTCCCACCCACCCGgcaggccgccgcctttgAACCTGAACAGTGACGGAACCGGCACCTACAACATTTTCGACCACCCGTCGTACTCGCCCGCCAGCAAGACGggccccgccgccgtccatggcGCCATGGCTcctccgacggcgaagccggcTTCCTCTCCGCGACCGCCCTCCCCGATGCCGTCCATGATACCGCTCCCTCCCATGTCTCTGCCGACCCACCTGCAGCTCGAGCTGGCCGCTCAACGACCCAGCCCGCTATATGTCCACCAGTCTTACTTCAGCGACATGCCGTACGAGTCCAACGCCATCAAATTCGAGCGACTCAAGAACGTCCTTCTCATGCCCCCCTATCTCGAAAGGACGCTGTACTTTGGTGCCTTGGCCTGTCTCGACGCTTGGCTCTACACCTTCACCATTTTACCCATCAGGTTTGTCATAGCCCTGGCCGTGCTGGTCAAGTGGTGGGCCGATGCCGCGGGCAAGAAATTGATCCGCCTCCTCGCTTTCTTCTGGAATGGCGGGCGACGACtgtggcgacgagggcggcgcgaCAGAGGCCTCCTGCTGACCGACGTctctgccgccgtcggctcggAGCCCGAGAGACCGAGATCGAGGGGCCGAAGCGTCGCGAGCGAACCCGTCGTGGAGAATGGGACACCTTCGGCCGCCCGCGAGCGCCTGCAGAATCCGAGGTCGGACCTGCGCATcgacgccaaggccgagcAGCCGAGGATGGCCCTTGGCTCCCGCGACCCCGGACCGAAGACCGGTACCTTTCGGCAGCGGAGGGCCAGATCGACGCCTTCTACCCTCTCGGCCTTTCACAAGGCGGACCTACTGCAGggtgccgtcatcgcctGCAGCTCCCTCGCTCTCATGACCCTCGATGCGAGCCGCATGTACCACTTCATCCGCGCCCAGTCCGCCATCAAGCTGTACGTCATCTACAACatcctcgaggtcggcgaccgactcctctccgccctcggccaggaCATTCTCGAGTGCCTCTTCAGCACCGAGACGCTGTCGCGAAACGCCATGGGCCGCTCCAAGGTCCTCTTGCCGCTCGGCATGTTCATGCTCGCCTTGTCATACAACTGCCTCCACTCCATCTCCCTCTACTACCAGGTCATCACCCTGAACGTGGCCGTCAACTCGTACTCCAACGCGCTCCTCACCCTCCTGCTGTCCAACCAGTTTGTCGAGATCAAAAGCACTGTCTTCAAGCGCTTCGAGAAGGACAACCTGTTCCAGCTCACCTGCGCCGACATTGTGGAGCGCTTCCATCTCTGGATCATGCTGCTCATCATTGGCATGCGAAACATCGTCGAGGTGGGCGGCCTCTCCGTTCCAGGAGCGGGCTCCGACTCGGTACTCGAGGACATCTCCGGATCGACGCCAAACCGCTCATCGTCCGTCCTGCCGCCTAGCTTTACCTTCTTGCCGTCGTGGATAATGTCTGGGGAGGTCCTGTCGCCCTTCTTGATCGTTATCGGCAGCGAGATGCTTGTCGACACCATCAAGCACGCGTACGTGACCAAGTTCAACAACATCAAGCCCGCCTTTTACAGTCGGACCCTCGACATCCTCTGCAAGGATTACTACACGAAT GCCTTTGTCGCACCATCTCTCACCCGACGACTCGGACTCGCCGTCATCCCGCTGTCGTGCCTCTTCATTCGTGCGTCGATCCAGACCTACCACATGTTCCTGTCGACCCACATcccgatgccggcgccgccctcgacgcagACGTCCCTTAGTGAGGAGtctgcgacgccgacgtctccCGCCATGATGGCGGCCCTCAACCGGTTCGATACGCTGCTTCGGACGTCGCTCGGACGCGCCACCTTTGGCTACCCCTACGGTTCGCCCCTGAATTCGCGTCGGTGGTACTCTTGGACGTCTGACGATGTAATCGCCGCCCTCACCatggtcgtcgtcttcttcatcGCCTTCCTTGTTCTCCTCATGCTCAAACTGCTCCTCGGCATGGTGCTGCTCAAGTACGCGCGTAACCGATACTCTGCCATGAAGCAGAAGGAGGCCCTGATTGCGCGAGGCCTCGCCGAACCCGAGTCCTACGACGCGCAGGGCAGTCGGGTGGGTGGTcgggccgacgtcgaggtcggcgaagACAAGCGACGCTGGATCAACGTGGACAAGACGGAAGGTCTCACGAGAAACAAAGACGCTGGCGGCAAGGGCGAGTACCAAGGAGTGTGGCGTTACGAGATGGTGGCGAAGCGCATTTGGTAG